AGCGGAGCCCGCGGAAGTCGTTCGCGGCCATCGGATCGGCGTCGCCGACGAAGAAGCCGACCATCTGACCGACGTACTCCAGGGACACCAGGTAGCGACCGAGGAGGCCGCCCAGGCGCTCCGGCGTCGACTCGAAGCCGTCGAGGGCGTCGTACAGCGGCGCGGACTCGTCGAGCGAGGGGTCGTCGGCGACGGATTCGGCGTGCTCGCGGGCGGCCGCGGCGAGGTCCGCGTAGAGCGATCGGACGTCGGCGTCGCCGTCGTCGGCCCAGTCGTCGAGGACCGACGCGAGCGCGAGGGCGTCCGCGGCCGCGGCCGCGCGGACGCTGTCGCCGTCCATCTCGCCCGCGGTGAGCGCGTACATCGCCTTCGAGGAACCCAGCCGCGAGAAGGCCGTCTCGTGGTCGTCTCGGAGCGCCGCTTCGAGGTCGGAAGCGTTCATATCCGCCAGATGCGCGCCGACGCGCTTGTAGCCATCGACACCGCCCGAACACCTATGCCGCCGCGTCGAGACGTGCCGGGCGTGAAGCCCTCCACCGCCCTCCGGACCGGCTGGCGGGCGCTCGCCGAGCGCTCGGCGTCGGTCCTCCCGCTCTATCTGCTCGCGAGCGGGCTGTACGGTATCGCGCGCGTCCCGCTGCTCGTGGCCGGCTTGGTCGCCCTCTGGATCGCCGGCGCGAGCGGTCGTCTGGATCCGTTCGTCGAGGTGCTGCGCCGGAGTCAACGCGAGGCGAGCGGCGATGCGGCCGGCTCCGACCCGTTCGCCTCGGGGACCGTGAATCCCGACCAGCTCGGACCGGGGTTCGGCGACGCGGTCGGGAACCTCCTCACGCCCGAGATCGTCGCGCTCCTGGCGCTCGGCGCGCTCGGCGCAGTCGTCCTCGGCATCGTCGCCTCCGCGGTCGGGAGCGCGGTCGCGGTCGGCGGCATCGCCGGCCTCCTCCGTGGCGACGACGGCGTCCGCGCGGGGGTCGACGGCGCCGCGGCGTACTGGCGCTCGATCCTCGGCGTTCGCGTCCTCCTCCTTCTCGCCCTCGCGGTCGTGGTCGTCCCGCTGGGGAGCGTCGTCGCCGGCGTCGCGAGCGCGGTCCTCGGCGCGGCCGCGTCGGCGAGCGGGGCCGGGGCCGCGCCGTCCGTCGGGGGGTCGGTCGCCGCTGCCGGGATCGCCGTCCTGGGCGCGCTCGTCGGCGCGGTGCTCGTCCTCGTGGTCGTGCTGCTCTTCGCCTTCGCGGAGCAGGCGGTCGTCGTCGACGACGCGGGCGCCCTGGCGGCGGTCCGCCGGAGCGTCCGGTTCCCCCTCGACCGGCCGACGGCGTTCCTCGGCTACGTCGCCGTCGCGTTCGGCGCGCTCGTCGTCAGCGTGACGGTCGCGGTCGCGGGGTCGCTGACCGGCACGGCGCGACTGACGGGGCTCGTGGGCGCGATCGCGCTCCCGCCGATCGTCGACGGGTACAAGACCTCGGTGTACGCCGAGACCGCGCTCCCGGACGATCCGAATCCGACGCCGCTGGACGAGCGGGCGCGGGCGGCGTTCCTCGGCGGCCTCCGTGAGGTCGGAGCGTTCGTCCGCGACCACCCCGTCGCGAACCTCGCGGCGCTCGCCTGCATCCTCGCCGGCGGCGCGATCGGCTGGGTCGCGACCTCCTCGTTCGGCGTGACGCTGCCCGTCGGCAGCGACGTCGGCGACGTCTTCGCCGGCGGGCCGCTGGGGCCCGTCGGGACGGCCGTGAACCTCGCGGTCAACAACTGGCTCGTCGCGGCCGACCTCGCGTATAGCGGGCTGGCCGCGGGCGTGCCCGCGGTCGTGAGCCTCGGCTTCAACGGCCTGCTCGTCGGCGCCGTCGGCGGCGTGTTCGATCCGACGGCGTTCGCGGCGCTGGTGGCGCCCCACGGCGTCGTCGAAGTCCCCGCACTCGTCGTCGGCGGGGGGCTCGGCCTCCACCTCGGCGCCGTCGTCCTCGGCGCGTTCCGGGGTCGGCGCGGCGCCGACGACGTCGTCGACGCGGTGCGCTTGGCCTACCGCGTGCTCCTCGGACTGGCGCCGCTGTTCGTCGTTGCCGGACTCATCGAGGCGTTCCTCACGCCGGCGATCGCGGCGCTGGTGCTCGGCGGGTGAAAGAAACGGAAAATCGGAGTCGGCCGCGTTACTCGGCGTCGCCGGTCTCGATCGGGGCGCCGACGAGGTTGCCCCACTCGGTCCAGGAACCGTCGTAGTTGATGGTGTCCTCGTAGCCGAGCAGTTCGTGGAGCGCGAACCAGGCGACCGAGGAGCGCTCGCCGATGCGGCAGTAGGCGACGGTCGTCCCCTCGCCGTCGATGCCGTGTTCGGCGTAGAGCTCTTGGAGCTCCTCTCGGGTCTTGAACGTGCCGTCGTCGTTCGTGACGGCGGCCCACGAGATGTTCTGTGCGCCGGGGATGTGGCCGCCGCGCTGGGCCGTCTCCTGCAGTCCCGGCGGGGCGAGGATGTCGCCGCGGAACTCCTCGGGCGAGCGCACGTCGACGAGCGGAATGCCGCGCTCGACGGCGTTCTCGACGTCCTCGCGGTACGCGCGGATGGACTCGCGCGGGCCGGAGGCCGTGTACTCGACGGCGGGGAAGTCAGGGACCTCGTCCGTCGTCGGATAGTCGTTGTCGATCCAGTAGTCGCGGCCGCCGTCGAGGAGCTTGACGTCTTCGTGGCCGTAGTACTTGAACTGCCAGTAGGTGTAGGCGGCGAACCAGTTGGAGTTGTCGCCGTACAGCACAACCGTGGAGTCCTCGGAGATGCCATGGCTGCCCAGCAGCTCCTCGAAGTCGTCCTTGTCGAGGATGTCGCGGTTGGTCTGGTCCTGAAGCTGGCTCTCCCAGT
This is a stretch of genomic DNA from Halobellus sp. MBLA0158. It encodes these proteins:
- a CDS encoding transcription antitermination protein — protein: MNASDLEAALRDDHETAFSRLGSSKAMYALTAGEMDGDSVRAAAAADALALASVLDDWADDGDADVRSLYADLAAAAREHAESVADDPSLDESAPLYDALDGFESTPERLGGLLGRYLVSLEYVGQMVGFFVGDADPMAANDFRGLRSDLESERDRVAEALDAACDGDDWDLAGDAADAVIEAAYDDYVETLQSMGIKPKNVC
- a CDS encoding stage II sporulation protein M, producing the protein MPPRRDVPGVKPSTALRTGWRALAERSASVLPLYLLASGLYGIARVPLLVAGLVALWIAGASGRLDPFVEVLRRSQREASGDAAGSDPFASGTVNPDQLGPGFGDAVGNLLTPEIVALLALGALGAVVLGIVASAVGSAVAVGGIAGLLRGDDGVRAGVDGAAAYWRSILGVRVLLLLALAVVVVPLGSVVAGVASAVLGAAASASGAGAAPSVGGSVAAAGIAVLGALVGAVLVLVVVLLFAFAEQAVVVDDAGALAAVRRSVRFPLDRPTAFLGYVAVAFGALVVSVTVAVAGSLTGTARLTGLVGAIALPPIVDGYKTSVYAETALPDDPNPTPLDERARAAFLGGLREVGAFVRDHPVANLAALACILAGGAIGWVATSSFGVTLPVGSDVGDVFAGGPLGPVGTAVNLAVNNWLVAADLAYSGLAAGVPAVVSLGFNGLLVGAVGGVFDPTAFAALVAPHGVVEVPALVVGGGLGLHLGAVVLGAFRGRRGADDVVDAVRLAYRVLLGLAPLFVVAGLIEAFLTPAIAALVLGG
- a CDS encoding sulfurtransferase, which produces MTDDGYAKDVLVSPEWVEEHLDEFQSDDSDYRLVEVDVDTEAYDEGHAPGAIGFNWESQLQDQTNRDILDKDDFEELLGSHGISEDSTVVLYGDNSNWFAAYTYWQFKYYGHEDVKLLDGGRDYWIDNDYPTTDEVPDFPAVEYTASGPRESIRAYREDVENAVERGIPLVDVRSPEEFRGDILAPPGLQETAQRGGHIPGAQNISWAAVTNDDGTFKTREELQELYAEHGIDGEGTTVAYCRIGERSSVAWFALHELLGYEDTINYDGSWTEWGNLVGAPIETGDAE